A portion of the Ricinus communis isolate WT05 ecotype wild-type chromosome 10, ASM1957865v1, whole genome shotgun sequence genome contains these proteins:
- the LOC8282372 gene encoding protein SRC1 has protein sequence MAGIMHKIEETLHIGGHKEEHKGESHDQHKHDQHAHGDHPKPEGEHKEGFMDKIKDKIHGDEKGHEHGHGESGEKKKKKKEKKKHEHGHSSSSDSD, from the coding sequence ATGGCAGGAATAATGCACAAGATTGAAGAGACTCTCCACATAGGAGGCCACAAAGAAGAGCACAAGGGTGAGTCCCATGATCAACACAAGCATGACCAGCATGCCCATGGTGACCACCCCAAGCCAGAAGGTGAGCACAAAGAAGGGTTCATGGACAAAATAAAGGACAAGATCCACGGTGATGAGAAGGGACATGAACATGGACATGGTGAAAGtggagagaagaagaagaagaagaaggaaaagaagaagcatGAACATGGTCACAGCAGCAGCAGTGACAGTGATtag
- the LOC8282374 gene encoding protein VAPYRIN — protein MDRLISLDPSNLVAIRIEPGQKCYGELTLRNVMYTMPVAFRIQALNKTRYTIKPQSGIISPLATLTIEITYHLLHTSFLPETFPFCEDTFLLHSVVVPGASIKHPTSNFDVVPQDWFTARKKQVFIDSGIKVMFVGSPILAQLVADGSMDEIREVLERSDPSWNSADSVDSNGHTLLHIAIAQGRPDIVQLLLEFKPKVELQSRSGCSPLEAAAAAGEALIVELLLANRASPERSESSTWGPLHLAASNGHLEVLRLLLLKGADVDAVAKGGFTALHMAVEERRRDCARLLLASGAKADIRDASEGDTPLHIAARLGDENMVRLLLQKGGANKDIRNKNGKIAYDVAAEYGHSRLFDALKLGDSLCIAARKGDVRTILKLIENGAAINGRDQHGWTALHRAAFKGNVEVVRTLIDKGIDVDAKDEDGYTALHCTVESGHVDVIELLVKKGADIEARTNKGVTALQIAESLHYVGISRVLIRSGAAKDVIMQLAAPVHQLPFGKGAAGTEAEKTVKKRQPRARPLRGSFDRSTPLAVL, from the coding sequence atggacAGGCTTATAAGCTTGGACCCATCAAATCTTGTAGCTATCAGGATTGAACCAGGGCAGAAATGCTATGGAGAGCTCACTTTGCGCAACGTTATGTACACCATGCCGGTTGCATTCAGAATCCAGGCTTTGAACAAGACAAGATACACAATCAAGCCACAGTCGGGAATCATTTCTCCTCTTGCAACTCTAACTATAGAGATCACTTACCATCTCCTTCACACTTCATTTCTTCCTGAAACGTTTCCTTTCTGCGAAGACACGTTTCTTTTGCACAGTGTGGTTGTTCCTGGTGCATCGATCAAACATCCTACATCAAATTTCGATGTAGTACCTCAAGATTGGTTCACAGCCAGGAAGAAACAAGTTTTTATAGATAGTGGTATCAAGGTCATGTTTGTTGGTTCACCAATTCTTGCTCAGTTAGTTGCTGATGGATCAATGGATGAGATAAGAGAAGTCCTTGAGCGTAGCGATCCATCTTGGAATTCAGCTGATTCAGTTGATTCTAATGGACATACTTTGCTTCATATTGCTATAGCTCAAGGCCGTCCAGATATTGTTCAGTTACTTCTCGAATTCAAACCAAAAGTCGAGCTTCAAAGCCGATCAGGGTGTAGTCCTCTAGAGGCGGCTGCAGCGGCTGGTGAGGCTTTGATAGTTGAGCTTCTGTTAGCTAATAGAGCTAGCCCAGAAAGATCAGAGTCATCAACTTGGGGTCCACTCCATCTTGCAGCTAGTAATGGACATTTAGAGGTTTTAAGGCTCCTTTTACTTAAAGGAGCCGATGTCGATGCTGTAGCTAAAGGTGGTTTTACTGCGCTTCATATGGCTgttgaagaaagaagaagagattgcGCTCGTCTTCTATTAGCTAGTGGTGCGAAAGCTGATATTCGGGACGCTAGTGAAGGTGACACCCCTTTGCATATAGCTGCAAGGCTAGGAGATGAAAACATGGTCAGATTGCTGTTACAAAAGGGTGGTGCAAATAAAGATATCCGCAACAAGAACGGAAAAATTGCCTATGATGTTGCTGCAGAATATGGCCATAGTCGCCTATTTGATGCACTGAAACTAGGCGACAGTCTTTGTATCGCCGCTAGAAAAGGAGACGTAAGAACCATACTCAAGTTGATTGAAAATGGGGCAGCAATAAATGGAAGAGATCAGCATGGGTGGACTGCATTGCATAGAGCAGCATTCAAGGGCAACGTCGAAGTTGTTCGCACTTTGATCGATAAGGGCATAGACGTTGACGCTAAAGATGAAGATGGCTACACTGCATTACATTGCACAGTGGAGTCAGGCCACGTAGATGTGATTGAATTATTAGTGAAGAAAGGTGCAGATATTGAAGCTAGGACTAATAAAGGTGTCACTGCACTACAAATCGCCGAGTCATTGCACTATGTAGGGATCAGCAGAGTGCTTATCCGTAGCGGTGCCGCTAAAGATGTTATTATGCAATTAGCAGCACCGGTGCACCAGCTTCCTTTTGGGAAAGGCGCTGCGGGGACCGAGGCAGAAAAGACAGTCAAGAAAAGGCAGCCTAGAGCAAGACCATTGAGGGGCAGCTTTGATCGGTCGACTCCATTAGCGGTGCTTTAG
- the LOC8282375 gene encoding 5-methyltetrahydropteroyltriglutamate--homocysteine methyltransferase, which produces MASHIVGYPRMGPKRELKFALESFWDGKSSAQDLEKVASDLRESIWKQMAAAGIKHIPSNTFSYYDQVLDTTAMLGAVPPRYGWNGGEIGFDTYFSMARGNASVPAMEMTKWFDTNYHFIVPELGPDVNFSYASHKAVTEYKEAKAHGVDTVPVLVGPVSYLLLSKPAKGVEKTFSLLSLLGKILPVYKEVISELKAAGASWIQFDEPTLVLDLDSHKLQAFTDAYSELESTLSGLNVLIETYFADIPAEAFKTLTSLKGVTAYGFDLVRGTKTLDLIKSEFPKGKYLFAGVVDGRNIWANDLAASLTILHELEGIVGKDKLVVSTSSSLLHTAVDLVNETKLDKELKSWLAFAAQKIVEVNALAKALAGEKDEAFFSANAAAQASRKSSPRVTNEAVQKAAAALKGSDHRRATNVSARLDAQQKKLNLPILPTTTIGSFPQTIELRRVRREYKAKKVSEDDYVKAIKEEISKVVKLQEELDIDVLVHGEPERNDMVEYFGEQLSGFAFTVNGWVQSYGSRCVKPPIIYGDVSRPNPMTVFWSSTAQSMTARPMKGMLTGPVTILNWSFVRNDQPRFETCYQIALAIKDEVEDLEKAGINVIQIDEAALREGLPLRKSEQAFYLDWAVHSFRITNVGVQDTTQIHTHMCYSNFNDIIHSIIDMDADVITIENSRSDEKLLSVFREGVKYGAGIGPGVYDIHSPRIPSTEEIADRINKMLAVLEMNILWVNPDCGLKTRKYSEVKPALSNMVAAAKLLRTQLASAK; this is translated from the exons ATGGCTTCTCACATTGTTGGATATCCTCGTATGGGCCCTAAGAGAGAGCTCAAGTTTGCATTGGAATCTTTTTGGGATGGAAAGAGCAGTGCTCAGGACTTGGAAAAGGTGGCATCTGATCTCAGGGAATCCATCTGGAAGCAGATGGCTGCTGCTGGGATCAAACATATCCCCAGCAATACTTTCTCTTACTACGATCAGGTGCTTGATACCACAGCAATGCTTGGAGCTGTTCCACCTAGATATGGCTGGAATGGTGGTGAGATTGGATTCGATACATACTTCTCCATGGCTAGAGGAAACGCCTCTGTGCCCGCTATGGAAATGACCAAGTGGTTTGACACCAATTA CCATTTCATTGTCCCTGAATTGGGACCTGATGTCAACTTCTCTTACGCTTCTCACAAAGCAGTGACCGAATACAAGGAGGCTAAGGCG CATGGAGTAGACACCGTTCCTGTTCTTGTTGGCCCTGTCTCTTATTTGTTACTTTCTAAACCTGCCAAGGGTGTTGAGAAAACCTTTTCTCTTCTCTCCCTTCTTGGAAAGATCCTTCCAGTCTACAA GGAGGTTATTTCTGAGCTTAAAGCAGCTGGTGCATCCTGGATTCAGTTTGATGAGCCTACACTTGTTTTGGATCTTGATTCTCACAAACTGCAAGCATTTACTGATGCCTACTCTGAGTTGGAGTCGACCCTATCTGGCTTGAATGTTCTCATTGAGACATACTTTGCTGACATCCCAGCTGAGGCATTCAAGACACTCACATCTCTTAAGGGCGTCACTGCATATGGTTTTGATTTGGTTCGTGGAACTAAGACCCTTGACTTGATCAAGAGTGAATTCCCCAAGGGCAAATACCTATTTGCTGGAGTAGTTGATGGAAGGAATATTTGGGCCAATGATCTTGCTGCTTCTCTTACCATCTTGCATGAACTTGAAGGCATTGTGGGCAAGG ACAAACTCGTAGTCTCCACCTCTTCTTCACTTCTTCACACTGCTGTTGATCTCGTGAACGAGACTAAGTTGGACAAGGAACTAAAATCATGGCTTGCATTTGCTGCCCAGAAAATTGTCGAAGTTAATGCATTGGCCAAGGCTTTGGCTGGTGAAAAAGATGAG GCTTTCTTCTCTGCTAATGCTGCTGCACAGGCCTCAAGGAAGTCCTCTCCAAGGGTGACCAATGAGGCTGTTCAAAAGGCT GCTGCTGCTTTGAAGGGTTCTGACCACCGCCGAGCTACAAATGTTAGTGCCAGACTTGATGCCCAACAGAAAAAGCTTAATCTTCCAATCCTCCCAACCACCACAATTGGGTCCTTCCCACAGACCATAGAACTCAGGAGAGTCCGCCGTGAATACAAGGCCAAAAA GGTCTCTGAGGACGATTACGTTAAAGCCATCAAGGAGGAGATCAGCAAAGTTGTCAAACTCCAAGAGGAGCTTGATATTGATGTTCTAGTCCATGGAGAGCCTGAG AGAAACGATATGGTTGAGTACTTTGGAGAGCAGTTGTCAGGTTTTGCCTTCACTGTCAATGGATGGGTGCAATCTTATGGATCTCGATGTGTGAAGCCGCCAATCATCTATGGTGATGTTAGCCGTCCCAACCCAATGACTGTCTTCTGGTCCTCGACAGCTCAGAGCATGACTGCCCGCCCAATGAAGGGAATGCTTACAGGCCCTGTCACCATTCTCAACTGGTCCTTTGTCAGAAATGACCAGCCAAG ATTTGAGACCTGTTATCAGATTGCTTTGGCCATTAAGGATGAAGTGGAGGATCTTGAGAAGGCTGGTATCAACGTTATCCAAATCGATGAGGCTGCATTAAGAGAGGGTTTGCCTCTTAGGAAGTCCGAGCAAGCTTTCTACTTAGATTGGGCAGTGCACTCCTTCAGAATCACCAATGTTGGAGTCCAGGACACCACCCAG ATCCACACTCACATGTGCTACTCCAACTTCAATGACATTATTCACTCAATTATCGACATGGATGCTGATGTGATCACCATTGAGAACTCCCGTTCTGATGAGAAGCTCCTTTCAGTGTTCCGTGAGGGAGTGAAGTATGGAGCTGGCATTGGCCCTGGTGTATACGATATCCACTCTCCAAGAATACCATCAACTGAGGAAATTGCTGACAGAATTAACAAGATGCTTGCAGTTCTTGAAATGAACATCTTGTGGGTTAACCCTGACTGCGGTCTCAAGACTCGCAAGTATTCAGAGGTCAAGCCAGCTCTCAGCAACATGGTCGCCGCAGCCAAGCTCCTCCGCACTCAGCTTGCTAGTGCTAAGTGA